Within Candidatus Manganitrophaceae bacterium, the genomic segment TTCCAAGCAAGAATCTGGGTGCCCTGGGAGACGCTGGGATGGTTGTCATGCGGGACCCCGAGCTTGCCGAGAAGGTGAGAATCCTCCGGGTACATGGCGGGAAACCCAAGTATGTCCATAATATCATCGGCGGAAACTTCCGCATCGATTCCATTCAGGCTGCTGTTATCAATGTCAAGTTGAACTACCTGGACCGTTGGACCGCTCAACGTCAGGAGAATGCCTTACGGTATGCCACGCTCTTCGATAAAAGCCGTCTGATAGAGGAAAAGGGGCTCTCCCTTCCTGAGACGGTCTATGAAGCGAAGGGTGTCATGCATTACCACATCTACAATCAGTTTGTGATCCGTGTCCCGCAGCGGGACCGACTGCGGGAATATCTCAGAGAAAAAGAGATCACCACAGAGGTTTACTATCCCATTCCTTTTCACCTTCAAGGGTGTTTTCAGTTTCTTGGCTACAAGGAGGGAGATTTTCCAGAGGCGGAGCGGGCTGCGAATGAAACACTCGCTCTCCCGATCTATCCGGAACTCACTCCGAAAATGCAGGAAGCCGTCGTGGAGGAGATTCAGGCATTTTTTCGTAAGGCGTGATTGACAGACTCGTAAAAAGTTGTCATTCCATTGGAGACCGAAGCCCCTCACGAACAAATGTCTATCCCCACATCTCATCCGTTACCATCAGACGTTCGACCGGTCGTCCTTGTGTGATGTGTTCTTCCATAATTTCTGCGATGTCAGAGGGCTTCACGCCGCGATACCAGACCGCATCCGGATAGACCACCACGGTCGGTCCCATCGGGCAGGGTCCCAGACAGGTCGATTCTGTGACAAGGACCTGCCCAAAGAGTTCCCTTTTTCCCATCTCGTCATAAATCGCAGGAATGATCTCCTGACTTCCTTTTTCGCCGCAGGACCCACGGGGATTTCCGGCGGGTCGGCTGGTCGTACAGACAAGGATGTGGTACTTGGGTTTCGGCATAAGGTCTCCTTTTTATGAGTAGGTGATTTATTCAAAGTTCTGAATTAGCTCAGGTTAGTATTAGTAGCATAGGGGTACGATTCAGTTCAAATCCCAAATTCCGCGATTGCGGACCTTGGCATTACAAAATACTGGATTGCAAGATCCTGTTGACAAAAAAAAAGTGAAGGCGTAAGTTCGAGAAAACATTGAATTGAGGGTGCGATGGAATTAGAACAGTTAGAGATCCTGGAGTCGCGTATTCAAGAGATGGTTGGGTTTGTTCGGCGGCTGAAAAGTGAGAAGGCGCAACTGGAAACAAGGCTGGATCAGCGCGAAAAAGAATTCCAGGCCCTCCATGAGGAGCGCGGCAAGGTTCGTCTCCGAATAGAGGCCCTTTTGGGTAAACTCGACCATCTTGAAAAAGAAGTCTGCACTCCGGATGAGGAAGCGTTGATTGGGGAATAAACTTCAAGTCGAAATATTTGGGAATAAGTATACCTTAAGGGGAGATGCTGATGAGGAATATGTTAAAGCGCTGGCTTCCTATGTCGACGAGAAGATGGGAGAGATTGCGGCGCATACACCGGATAATCTGCTTTCAAAGCTGGCTATTCTCACCTCGATCAACATTACGCATGAACTCTTTCAGTTGAGATCGGACCAGAAAGAGCGCGCCGCCGTGATCGGGGGAAAGACAAGAGACCTTATTGAGAGTATTGAAGAACAGTTTGACGCGTTTAAGTTAGAGGGTCCGTCTTCTTCTTGAAATTTCATTTCAACTTTGATAGGATCTTTACAGACGAAAGGGTGTCCCTGCATTGTGCGTAAGTGGTTAGTCGTCAAGCCTAACATCGACAGCAAGGGAGCCGAGTCCAAGAAGACTGTGTGCACGTTCCGCCCCAAGTGGAAAAGCCTGACGTCTTCATCTTGGTGCCCACCTAATCAAACAGGTTTGAGCTGATCGCCCTTACGGCAATGCGGGGGCCTTTCTGTCGCTTTATTTTCTCTGCCTGTTTGACTCCCTGTCTAAGCCGGAGCAAGACTGCTCTGGCCTTCACCCTTGAATCATTCATAGGGGTGCAGTTCCTTAAAATATCTACAAATTGGTCGATATGACAGTCTATTAATGGATCTTAATCCGAGAGGTCATTGTCGGAACCTCTGAATAAGTCATGAATTGTTTTTTCAGGGCAAAAATGTCCCTCTTTTGCGTTTCAAGTCTTGACAATAGCAAGCTATTCCCTACGATTTGCGCCTTAAATAGAAACCTTTTATCTTCCGAAGAATTCAACCCAGACTTAATCAGAGCTTCCTATGATTTTACCTCTTGACGCAGCTTCCCCTCTGGCTTGGCGTTTACGACCACGCGACTTCTCGGAGTTTGTCGGACAGGAACATCTTATGGCCCCGGGAAAGTTTCTCCGTCGCGCTATTGCGGCGGACCGGGTCTCCTCCCTCATCCTCTTTGGCCCGCCGGGCTGTGGTAAGACAGGCCTGGCCTACCTGATCGCAAGATATAGCGAGGCGGTTTTCTCTGATTTAAACGCCGTCACCTCTGGCATCGCCGATATTCGTCGGGTCGTTGCCGCGGCACGAAAGGAAAAGACCGCCACAGGCCGAAAAACCCTGTTGCTGATTGATGAAATCCATCGTTTCAACAAGGTTCAGCAGTCGGCCCTCCTCCCTGATGTTGAAAAAGGTAACATTACCCTTGTCGGGGCTTCAACACAAAATCCCTTCTTTTCGATTATTCCCGCTCTAGCGTCACGGTCACAAATTGTGGAACTCAAACCGCTGCCGGATGAAGCCCTTCAAGGCCTGATTGACCGGGCGATCCGTGACCCGGAGCGCGGTTTTGGAAAATTAAAGATCCGCCTTTCAAAAGAGGCCGAGCGTCATCTCATTCAGATGACCGAAGGAGATGCCCGGCGGCTTCTCAATGCCTTTGAAATCGGCGTGACGACGACGCCCCCCGATGTGGAGGGAGTGATCTATTTTGATCTGTCCGTCGCAGAAGAATCGATTCAAAAGAAGGGGCTGGTTTATGAGGATCAAGAGAGCCACTATGACACGATTTCAGCCTTTATCAAGAGCATGCGAGGTTCAGATCCGGATGCGGCGGTGTACTGGCTCGCAAAAATGATCTATGCGGGGGAAGATCCCCTTTTCATCGCTCGCCGTCTGATGATCTGTGCCGCCGAGGATGTGGGAAATGCGGACCCTGAAGCCCTTCGCGTGTCTGTTTCGGCGTTTCATGCCCTGGAGGCCATTGGAATGCCGGAGGGGAGAATCCCCCTGGCGGAAGCGACGATCTATATTGCTACAGCGCCAAAGAGCAATGCCTCTTATCTTGCGATAGACTTGGCCCTCAGTGAGATCTCGTCGGGCCGCGTGATGGCGGTTCCCGCGGCGCTTAAAGACGCCCACTATTCCGGGGCGAAACAGCTGGGGAGAGGTACGGGCTACCTCTATCCGCATGATTTTCCAGACCATTACACCCCTCAAAAATATCTGCCGGAGAAGAAGGTTTTCTACACACCGTCAAATCAGGGAAAAGAAAAAGACATTGCCGAGCGGCTTCGGCGTTGGCGGGAGAGAGATAAGGCGCGCCAGTAGAGATGTGATGTGTCCGTAGAAGAAGAGCCTTCATATTATAGAGAAGATTAAATGTTTCAGACAGACCGGCCGGGTCAAAAAATCCTTAAAGTTCACGAACTGACCACCCGTATTCGGGTGGCGGCAGAGCAGACATTTTCCAATGTCTGGGTCGAAGGGGAGGTGGTTGATTTGAGGTTGCCGGCCTCCGGCCATCTTTATTTTGTTTTGAAAGACGCTTCCGCGCAGATCAGGACGATCATTTTCCGGGCGCAGGGGCGTTTTCTTAAATTTACCCCAAAAGAGGGAAAATCAGTCCTGATCCGGGGTCACCTTACCTTCTACGAGGCGCGGGGCGACTACCAGCTTATTGTTGACTATATCGAGCCGAGGGGAAGCGGCGCCCTCCAGGCCGCCTTTGAGGCCTTGAAAGAGGCTCTTCGCCGGGAAGGCCTTTTTGACGTCGAGCGAAAAAAAACAATCCCGCAATTCCCCCTCCGGATCGGTCTTCTGACCTCAGCCACGGGGGCGGTCCTCCGGGACATCCTTCGGGTTTTTCAGGAGGCGAAGCTTCCGATTCAAATCACCGTTTATCCTGTTCCCGTTCAGGGAGAGGGGGCGGCCGGGGAAATTGTGGAAACACTGGATGCCGTGAACGGCCTTCCGGCCTCGCAACAGCCTGAGCTACTGATTCTTACACGGGGTGGGGGATCGCTTGAAGATCTTGCCGTGTTTAATGAAGAGGATGTGGCGCGTGCGATCTTCCGGTCTGTGCTCCCGGTGATGACGGCCATTGGCCACGAAACCGATACGACGATCTCTGATTATGTTTCAGACCTTCGCGTCCCCACCCCATCGATTGCCGCGGAAGAAGTGGCCCGGCGTGTTCGCCTGACCCTGGAGAAGTTTGTACTTCTGGAACAGGACTTGGTCGCCTTGATCCGGACGAGAATTGAGGATGCGAAAAACAAGCGCGAAATTGCCTTACGGCTCCTCAGCGATCCCTCCCGAAGGATCGGTCATGCCCGAGACCGACTGAGCCAATTGGTCATCCGCCTTCAGCAGTCCATGGCGCGGGCATTGGAGATCCACCGCGGGAGCCTGATTCGGAGCCACCAGGGACTTTTTCATTTGAACCCGATTTACCGCCTTCAGGAAAAGCGACAACGGCTTAATCAGTTAAACGGGCAACTGTTAAAAGAGGGGAGAGGATTCATTGATCAGGGGCGAAGCACGCTCCTGGCTCAGATGGAGCAACTGCATCTCTTAAGCCCCTTGAACATATTGAGCCGGGGCTACAGCATTACCCAAAAACTTCCCTCTCTGAAGATTATCCGGGATGCCACAGAGGTCCATCGGGGCGATCGTCTTCGACTGACGCTTCATCAGGGTAGGGTGACGTGTACCGTCGTCGAAAAGGGGAAGGAAGTTGAGGATGCGTCATGAGACAGATCGCCGGCGAGATTACGATACAGACCTCCGGACGGAAGCTCTATGATCTGACCGAAAAGATTGACTCTTGGATGAAATCGGACCCTATTCAATGTGGCCTTTTGACCTTGTATATCCAGCATACCTCGGCCTCGTTGTTGATCCAGGAAAATTATGACCCGGAGGTGCTTCTGGATATGGAGCGATTCTTCGACCGTCTGGTCCCTCAGGGGGATCCCCTATTCCGTCACACAACGGAAGGGCCGGATGACATGCCCGCGCATATCCGCGCGGCGCTTACAGCGACATCGCTGTCCATCCCCGTCCGAAGCGGTCGGCCGGCCCTCGGCACCTGGCAAGGGATCTTCCTTTATGAGCATCGTACGGACGGACATCTCAGGACGGTGCTGATCCATCTTATTGGTGAGGAAACGTAAAGATAAACTGGAGCGATCCTCGGCAGAGAACTTGAACTCTTACTCTTGATCAGTGGCGAACCGCCCTTTTTCGTGTCTCTGAGAATTTCTCTCCAAAATCCTGATCGTGTGGGAGGGGGATAAGTAAGAATGTTTTGTCTTCTCCGATGGTTCTCCTCTTGACCCGCTAAAAAAGGCCTGTTTCGCCAACGATAGATCAGATCTCCACTTATCCCCAATCCTCGGTTATCTCCGAAACTGTCTGCCTTGGTTTTTCTCGATTCCGAACTGCATCTCTCTTAAATTCAGCGTCATATTTTCTCCTGTTTTGAACGCTTATCTTTCCCCTCTGGCGGTTTCTTTAGTCCCATAATACCGACTTAACTGAGTGTCCAAATTTTCAGGGGAGGTTCAATCTTCTACTTCTTTATTTTCCGGTCTGTTACTGAAATATTATAAATTCGTGATAACTCTGTGATTTTAACCCCCTATTTTTGTAGGGTTATTCAACTTTAAACATGGAGGTTCATATGAAACGATTAGCGACTGCAGTTCTCATTGCTGCATCATTAAGTTCTGCGCAAGTGAGTGCTCAGGACTTGTCCGTAACCATCACAAACCTTACTCATGGAATGGCATTTACTCCCATACTTGTGTCGGCGCATGATTCAACAGGAAACCTATATGATGTTGGCGTAACCGCCAGCCTGGGTCTCCAAAAAATGGCTGAAGGGGGTGACTTAACTGATCTGAAGGCAGATCTGGATACGATTACCGCGACCTACACCGATTCAGCAGCACCCTTGTTGGCGGGTTCAAGTGTCACGGTAAATTTGAATGCAGATGCCGCTACAGGAAATACAAAATTATCCGTGGTCTCTATGTTATTGCCGACCAACGATGCCTTTTTGGGCCTGGATGCAATAGATATCCCCGTCGCATCGGGGGCCTATACATACTTTTTAAATGCCTATAATGCCGGTACAGAGGCCAATGATGAGCTGATAGAATTGATGGGTAATGGAGGCACACCCGGTACGCCTGGAATTCCGAATGCCCCGTTTATAACTAATCAGGGAACAGGTGGCTCGGGTGGGGTTTCTGGGCTGTAAAAATGTTGTGTTGTTTGTCCTCCGGCATTCTCCGGGGGATAGCCGCTTCAGTTAGAATCCGATTACGATTTCTGCCTTCCAGCGTTTCAGGGGAGAGTCGCATGGAAAGGAAAAAATAAGAAATATGCGTAGAATTCTCGTCATAGAAGACGATGAAGATATTGCTAACTTGGTGGCCTTGCACCTTCGCGATTCTGATTGTGAAGTCGAGATTGCTGAAGACGGGACGGTGGGTTTGGCCCTGCTGGAAGCAGATTCATTCGACCTTTTGATTCTCGACCTTATGCTTCCGGGTGTTGATGGTTTAGAGATTTGCCGCCGCATCCAGGCCAAGGAGAATGACACTCCAATCTTAATGCTGACGGCCAGGACGAATGAACTCGACCGAATCCTGGGTTTGGAGATGGGGGCAGACGACTATTTAACGAAACCTTTTAGTGTTCGTGAACTGCTTGCGCGGGTTAAAGCCATTTTGCGGCGGACCGACATGGCCAAAAAGAAAAGTTCTCATGAGGAACCTAAGGTGATTCATGCTGGCGGGATAGAGGTGATCGAGAGGAAGCGTCAGGTCAAGCGCGACGGAGAGTTCATCGATCTCACGGCAAAGGAATTTGACCTGCTCTGGTTTTTTATGAAAAATCCAGGACATGTTTATAATCGTTCCCAACTACTCGACAGGGTGTGGGGTTACGGGCATGACGGTTATGAACATACCGTTAATTCTCATATCAACCGACTCCGATCGAAGATAGAGAGCGACCCTTCCGAACCGCGTTATATCCTCACCGTCTGGGGAGTCGGTTATAAGTTTTCGGACGAAGAAATCCCTTAAGTCCCATGGAAAAAATAAAAAGAAAGCGGTCCATGTTTTTCAGAACGCTCTATAGCAAATTAGCCTGTGTGCTTTTTCTTTTTGTTGCATTCAGTGGTGCGCTCTTTTTATATCTTGTTCGCATCTCGGCCCAAAACTATCATCAAGAAATCACGCAAAAGCTCAATCTTCGTCTTGCAGGCAATATCGCGAAAGAATCCTTGTTGGTGAAAGATAATGAGATCAATCGGCTTGCGCTGGAAAATATCTTTCACATGTTGATGGTCATCAATCCAAACATCGAGGTCTATCTCCTTGATCAGCGTGGAAAGATCCTGGCCTATTCCGCAGCAAAAGATAAGATCAAAAGAGATGTGGTGGACCTGGATCCGATTCAAACCTTCCTTTCAACGCAGGGACAGGCCTTGGAATTCCCTTTTTACGGCGATGACCCGAGGCATCCCCACCGGAAGAAGATATTCTCAGTCGCACCGGTTTCCGCAAACGGCCTCAACGAAGGATTTCTCTATGTGATTCTCGGGGGCAAAGCATTCGACAGTGTTGTTGAAATGATCAAGGGGAGTTACGCGATCCGGACCAGCGTTATCGGCTTGGTGACCAGTCTTTCTATTGCCCTGATTGCAGGTTTGCTTACTTTTGGACTGTTTACCAAAAGATTGAAGACGCTCTCAGAAGTGATCCTTCACTATACAAAGGGTCAGTTCAAGCGGGATCTGAACTCACGTTACCGATTCGGAAAAATGCTGTCAGATGAGATCGACCAACTGGGTCGGTATTTTAATCTGATGGCCGATCACATCGATTAACAGTGGGAAGAGCTCAACCGTTCCGATGCGCTCCGGCGGGAAATGGTGGCAAATGTCTCGCATGACTTACGGACGCCTCTTGCCTCACTCAACGGTTATCTGGAAACCTTGCTGATTAAAAAAGAGACCTTGAGTGAAAAGGAGAAGGTGGAGTATCTACAGATTGCCTTACGGCACAGTAAGCGACTTGGGGTGCTTATCGAAGAACTATTCGAACTGGCCAAGCTCGACTCCTATCAAAAGCTTTTAGATCCCTCGGAATTTTCGATGGGAGAATTGATACAGGATGTCATCCAGAAATTTAAGCTTACAGCTCAGAAAAAAAAGGTCGACATCGCGTCCGATTATCGCCGGAAAATGCCCCTTGCCATTGGCGACATCGGGATGATTCAACGAGTTTTGGAGAACCTTATCGAGAACGCGCTCAGGCACACCCCGGAGGGTGGGCGCGTTGAGCTGGCTTTAATGGAAGGACCCTTCTCATCCGATAATAAGCGCCTTATTGTCAAGGTGAGTGACACCGGATCGGGTATCCATACTGAGGATCTTCCTTATATTTTCGATCGCTTTTACCGGAAGCAAAAGAGCCGCAAGAGTGACGGTTCGCATGCGGGACTGGGTTTGGCAATTGTAAAAAGAATTCTTGAATTACACGGTGGTAATGTTACGGTCAAGAACAAAAAAAATGAGGGAGCGGTTTTCACTTTTGACCTGCCGGTCTTGAAGGTTTAGGAGCCTGTCGGAGGAATGAAGAATCAACTGCGTCGATGGAAAATAGGCCACTTTTAAAATGCATTTTGTTAAATAGTGGAAATATTCGGCTCAAGTCATAGACAAACGGGTCTCTATTTTCGATTCACATCGTAACGACCTCGTTTGCCCGGCAGGGTCACAGTAAAAAACATAAAGCCGGTGCGCTTTCGGCGCATTCCTCTAAAAACATCCTGCATGGACGTTCAGAATAAGATATTTTGGTTTCAGATCGGCCATTGTGTTCTTTATCCAAGTGGACTACACAGATCGTTACCCATTGCACCAAGACCAAACCATCCAATTAAAAAGGACTTGACCTCTTGTCGGGTCCTTGTATACTCTCAGAAGTTACGTTTTTCTTGTGGAGCTCATGTGGCGCATCTGAAATTTGAAACGGCTCTCTCCCGTCTGGAAGAGGCGGTCAAGTTGCTTGAAAAAGGGGATCTTCCCCTGGAAGATTCTCTCAAGATTTTTGAAGACGGAATCCGGTCTTCGAAAAATTGCCTCAAAGTGCTTGAAGAGGCTGAAAAAAAGGTGGAAGTTCTTATTCAAGACAAAAAGGGGAAAAAAGGCCTGCGCCCTTTTGGTCTTGTAGAAGGTCATCCATCAGAGGAAAGAGGACCTAATGAGTAAGGATGGGGCAGTTTCACCCAGCGTATCGTCCTCTACTATTGTGCCTGAGGTCCTGATCTCCGAGAATAAGTCTTTGAATGGGGCCCGACCTGCGAATCTGGATCCGCTTCAAGCCTATCTGTCGAGGCGAAAGGAAGAGGTCGATCGCCTCCTCCAATCGTATTTGCCGAGGGCGTCATGTGAACCTGCACTGATCCATGAAGCGGTCCGGTATTCCTTGTTTGCCGGGGGGAAGAGGCTTCGACCGATTCTCTGTATTGCGGCCTGCGAAGCCGTGGGAGGAAATGTTGAAACAGCACTCCCCTTTGCGGCTGCGATTGAATTGATGCATACTTATTCTCTGGTCCATGACGACCTCCCTGCCATGGACAACGATACCTATCGGCGGGGAAAACTGACCAATCATAAGGTGTTTGGTGAAAGCACTGCAATCCTGGCGGGAGATGCGCTCTTGACCTCGACCTTTACCCTGCTGGCCGAAAAAGGTCTGGCCGGGTCGCTCTCCCCAAGGCGGGTATTATCCGTCATCCTTGAATTGGGTGCGGCATGTGGAAGCACGGGAATGGTGGGAGGACAGTTGCTTGATATTGAGTCCCAGGGTGGGGAGGAGATCAACCTGGAAAAGCTGGCAAAAATTCACTCGCTTAAAACGGGAGCATTATTCCGGGCCTCTATCCGGATCGGGGGGATTTTGGGGAGCGCTGGCCCTAAAAAACTAACCGCCTTGACCCGGTTTGGAGAGAAGGCAGGCCTGGCCTTTCAGATTGCAGACGATATTCTTGATGTGGAGGGAGATGAAGCCTTGATGGGGAAATCAGTCGGTCAGGATCAGTCAAAAGAAAAATGGACCTATCCCGGATTTCTGGGTCTGGAGCGTTCAAAAAAAGAGGCAAACATACATATTCAGGATGCCGTGGCGGCCTTGGAAGGGTTTGGCCCGGAGGCGGGCCCCTTGCGTCAGATTGCAGCATATATGGTGGATCGAAAAAAATAAAACGTATCGACTCAGCTCATCCACCTTTTCCTTCAGGGCGGTGTTGCTGTGGTGCTCGAGTCCTCACGTATGAACCATACGTTGCGGTTCTGCGCTCCTCGTGTCTTGCCCTGAAGAAAAATCTGGGCGATCTGAGTCGTTACAAAGTATGAAGTATAAATTTTCTTGGGGAAAATGTTTTGCGGTTATTAGATAAAATAGACGCGCCGAGTGATTTGAAGAAGATTCCAAGGGAGGATCTTCCTCAATTGGCACAGGAGATCCGTGATGAAATCCTTCAGGTTATTTCTGAAAAGGGAGGGCATCTTGGGGCAAGCCTTGGGGCGGTTGAGCTTTGCATTGCATTACATACCTGTTTTGATGCACCTCAGGACCGGCTTGTCTGGGATGTGGGGCACCAGGCTTATCCGCACAAGTTGTTGACCGGAAGGCGGGAGCAGTTTTCGACATTACGACAGTATCAGGGTATCAGCGGTTTTCTTTCACGAGCGGAAAGTCCCTATGACACCTTCGGTGCCGGACATGCGGGAACCTCTATTTCCGCCGCACTCGGGATGGTCGAGGCACGGGATCATCATGGAGAAAAATACCATGTGATCGCCATCATCGGAGACGGTTCTATGACTGCCGGAATGGCCTATGAAGCGCTCAATCATGCCGGGGCCCTGAAGCGGAATCTCATTGTCGTCCTGAACGACAATGAGATGTCGATTTCTGCGAACGTCGGTGCCTTTTCCGCTTATTTGAATCGAATTATCACGGGGCCGCTCTACACAAAGGTCAAGAGTGAAACGGCAACCCTTCTGAAAAATATACCGAAGATCGGCGAGCCGATGCTAAGGGCGGCCAAACGTGCCGAGGAATCGGTCAAGGGGATGATCGTTCCCGGACACCTTTTTGAGGAACTCGGATTTCGATATGTCGGGCCGATTGACGGGCACCGCCTGGATCATCTCTTAACGACATTTGACAACATCAAGCAACTGGACGGCCCCCTGCTGATCCATGTCATCACAAAAAAGGGAAAAGGCTATCGTCCGGCGGAAGCGGACCCGGCGGCGTTTCATGGAACCCCTTCATTTGATTTATCGACAGGGGTCACGAAAAAGAAGGGGAGCATTCCTTCCTATACAAGTATCTTTTCCCGTTCCCTGATCCGACTGGCCAGGGAGAATGCGGAAATTGTCGCAATCACGGCTGCTATGCCCGCGGGGACAGGCCTGACGGCGTTTTCGAAAGAGTTTCCAGACCGTTTTTATGATGTCGGTATCTCGGAGCAACATGCGGTGACGATGGCTGGCGGCATGGCGGCCGA encodes:
- a CDS encoding HAMP domain-containing protein; the encoded protein is MEKIKRKRSMFFRTLYSKLACVLFLFVAFSGALFLYLVRISAQNYHQEITQKLNLRLAGNIAKESLLVKDNEINRLALENIFHMLMVINPNIEVYLLDQRGKILAYSAAKDKIKRDVVDLDPIQTFLSTQGQALEFPFYGDDPRHPHRKKIFSVAPVSANGLNEGFLYVILGGKAFDSVVEMIKGSYAIRTSVIGLVTSLSIALIAGLLTFGLFTKRLKTLSEVILHYTKGQFKRDLNSRYRFGKMLSDEIDQLGRYFNLMADHID
- a CDS encoding cell division protein ZapA, which codes for MGNKLQVEIFGNKYTLRGDADEEYVKALASYVDEKMGEIAAHTPDNLLSKLAILTSINITHELFQLRSDQKERAAVIGGKTRDLIESIEEQFDAFKLEGPSSS
- a CDS encoding polyprenyl synthetase family protein; translated protein: MDPLQAYLSRRKEEVDRLLQSYLPRASCEPALIHEAVRYSLFAGGKRLRPILCIAACEAVGGNVETALPFAAAIELMHTYSLVHDDLPAMDNDTYRRGKLTNHKVFGESTAILAGDALLTSTFTLLAEKGLAGSLSPRRVLSVILELGAACGSTGMVGGQLLDIESQGGEEINLEKLAKIHSLKTGALFRASIRIGGILGSAGPKKLTALTRFGEKAGLAFQIADDILDVEGDEALMGKSVGQDQSKEKWTYPGFLGLERSKKEANIHIQDAVAALEGFGPEAGPLRQIAAYMVDRKK
- a CDS encoding (2Fe-2S) ferredoxin domain-containing protein, translating into MPKPKYHILVCTTSRPAGNPRGSCGEKGSQEIIPAIYDEMGKRELFGQVLVTESTCLGPCPMGPTVVVYPDAVWYRGVKPSDIAEIMEEHITQGRPVERLMVTDEMWG
- a CDS encoding DegT/DnrJ/EryC1/StrS family aminotransferase — translated: MKVSLLDLKAHHEPIRKELLAAIDAVFQSQAFILGPAVKRLEEQIATYCQTGHAVGVASGTDALLISLMAAGVGPGDEVITTPYSFIATAGAIVRLGALPVFVDIDPVTYNINPEKIEPVVTSKTKAIIPVHLYGQVADMTPILKIAEAHHLMVIEDAAQAIGAEYHDGRRAGSLGDFGCFSFFPSKNLGALGDAGMVVMRDPELAEKVRILRVHGGKPKYVHNIIGGNFRIDSIQAAVINVKLNYLDRWTAQRQENALRYATLFDKSRLIEEKGLSLPETVYEAKGVMHYHIYNQFVIRVPQRDRLREYLREKEITTEVYYPIPFHLQGCFQFLGYKEGDFPEAERAANETLALPIYPELTPKMQEAVVEEIQAFFRKA
- a CDS encoding replication-associated recombination protein A; its protein translation is MILPLDAASPLAWRLRPRDFSEFVGQEHLMAPGKFLRRAIAADRVSSLILFGPPGCGKTGLAYLIARYSEAVFSDLNAVTSGIADIRRVVAAARKEKTATGRKTLLLIDEIHRFNKVQQSALLPDVEKGNITLVGASTQNPFFSIIPALASRSQIVELKPLPDEALQGLIDRAIRDPERGFGKLKIRLSKEAERHLIQMTEGDARRLLNAFEIGVTTTPPDVEGVIYFDLSVAEESIQKKGLVYEDQESHYDTISAFIKSMRGSDPDAAVYWLAKMIYAGEDPLFIARRLMICAAEDVGNADPEALRVSVSAFHALEAIGMPEGRIPLAEATIYIATAPKSNASYLAIDLALSEISSGRVMAVPAALKDAHYSGAKQLGRGTGYLYPHDFPDHYTPQKYLPEKKVFYTPSNQGKEKDIAERLRRWRERDKARQ
- a CDS encoding response regulator transcription factor, which gives rise to MRRILVIEDDEDIANLVALHLRDSDCEVEIAEDGTVGLALLEADSFDLLILDLMLPGVDGLEICRRIQAKENDTPILMLTARTNELDRILGLEMGADDYLTKPFSVRELLARVKAILRRTDMAKKKSSHEEPKVIHAGGIEVIERKRQVKRDGEFIDLTAKEFDLLWFFMKNPGHVYNRSQLLDRVWGYGHDGYEHTVNSHINRLRSKIESDPSEPRYILTVWGVGYKFSDEEIP
- the xseB gene encoding exodeoxyribonuclease VII small subunit → MAHLKFETALSRLEEAVKLLEKGDLPLEDSLKIFEDGIRSSKNCLKVLEEAEKKVEVLIQDKKGKKGLRPFGLVEGHPSEERGPNE
- the zapB gene encoding cell division protein ZapB, which produces MELEQLEILESRIQEMVGFVRRLKSEKAQLETRLDQREKEFQALHEERGKVRLRIEALLGKLDHLEKEVCTPDEEALIGE
- a CDS encoding YjbQ family protein yields the protein MRQIAGEITIQTSGRKLYDLTEKIDSWMKSDPIQCGLLTLYIQHTSASLLIQENYDPEVLLDMERFFDRLVPQGDPLFRHTTEGPDDMPAHIRAALTATSLSIPVRSGRPALGTWQGIFLYEHRTDGHLRTVLIHLIGEET
- the xseA gene encoding exodeoxyribonuclease VII large subunit, with protein sequence MFQTDRPGQKILKVHELTTRIRVAAEQTFSNVWVEGEVVDLRLPASGHLYFVLKDASAQIRTIIFRAQGRFLKFTPKEGKSVLIRGHLTFYEARGDYQLIVDYIEPRGSGALQAAFEALKEALRREGLFDVERKKTIPQFPLRIGLLTSATGAVLRDILRVFQEAKLPIQITVYPVPVQGEGAAGEIVETLDAVNGLPASQQPELLILTRGGGSLEDLAVFNEEDVARAIFRSVLPVMTAIGHETDTTISDYVSDLRVPTPSIAAEEVARRVRLTLEKFVLLEQDLVALIRTRIEDAKNKREIALRLLSDPSRRIGHARDRLSQLVIRLQQSMARALEIHRGSLIRSHQGLFHLNPIYRLQEKRQRLNQLNGQLLKEGRGFIDQGRSTLLAQMEQLHLLSPLNILSRGYSITQKLPSLKIIRDATEVHRGDRLRLTLHQGRVTCTVVEKGKEVEDAS
- a CDS encoding HAMP domain-containing histidine kinase, translated to MVANVSHDLRTPLASLNGYLETLLIKKETLSEKEKVEYLQIALRHSKRLGVLIEELFELAKLDSYQKLLDPSEFSMGELIQDVIQKFKLTAQKKKVDIASDYRRKMPLAIGDIGMIQRVLENLIENALRHTPEGGRVELALMEGPFSSDNKRLIVKVSDTGSGIHTEDLPYIFDRFYRKQKSRKSDGSHAGLGLAIVKRILELHGGNVTVKNKKNEGAVFTFDLPVLKV